From a region of the Candidatus Acidiferrales bacterium genome:
- a CDS encoding class I SAM-dependent methyltransferase produces the protein MKLLKFAAGWFIPHSAVRTIKLIKGKRELSLRIERLKSASRLEEGKKAVDFDYDGAIDYLVSLGCEKSQVLYGSMPKESLSYVASLLSRLPQGNPINGLHIGNFVGVSLAYFTKLVVALHKDSIMVSIDPNIPHRGIINPLGKVVALLAYFGLEGNSVILTGYSLEKNVSNDGSLYGTHYDPLKNYHKEVSCTRQLEALKKLGMTGKFDFLTIDGNHDGSYLSREITGCIHLLKPEGLIVMDDVTSTWAEVKSIFEKLTEQGFVQVGYDGRVGILKIPNQK, from the coding sequence ATGAAGCTTCTAAAATTTGCGGCGGGGTGGTTTATTCCACACAGCGCAGTTAGAACCATAAAACTTATTAAGGGCAAGAGGGAGTTATCTCTTCGAATAGAGCGTCTCAAATCAGCTAGCCGTCTGGAAGAAGGGAAAAAGGCTGTCGACTTCGACTACGATGGTGCCATTGACTATTTGGTGAGCTTGGGCTGTGAGAAATCGCAAGTACTCTACGGAAGTATGCCAAAGGAGTCCCTCTCTTATGTCGCATCTTTGCTATCGAGGTTGCCACAGGGGAATCCCATAAACGGGCTTCACATCGGCAATTTCGTTGGGGTTTCTTTGGCATACTTTACAAAGTTAGTCGTTGCTTTACACAAAGACTCAATCATGGTCTCCATAGATCCAAACATACCCCATAGGGGAATCATCAATCCATTGGGCAAAGTGGTTGCTCTACTTGCTTACTTCGGCCTTGAGGGGAACAGTGTGATACTTACTGGATACTCGCTCGAGAAAAACGTAAGCAATGACGGCTCTCTTTATGGAACGCATTATGACCCGTTGAAGAACTATCATAAAGAAGTAAGCTGCACAAGACAATTGGAAGCATTGAAAAAACTCGGGATGACAGGAAAGTTTGACTTTTTGACTATTGATGGTAACCACGATGGTTCATATCTGAGTCGTGAAATAACTGGTTGTATTCACCTTCTGAAGCCAGAGGGGCTTATCGTCATGGACGATGTGACATCAACTTGGGCCGAAGTGAAGTCAATTTTTGAGAAATTAACTGAGCAGGGGTTTGTTCAGGTCGGATATGATGGTAGGGTCGGCATTTTAAAAATTCCAAATCAGAAATAA
- the glf gene encoding UDP-galactopyranose mutase: MFDYLIVGAGYSGCVLAERLASQLGKNVLVVERRDHIAGNAYDYYDEHGILVHKYGPHIFHTNSKKVWDYLSKFTEWRPYEHKVLAAVDGLKVPVPFNLNSLYMLFPPKRAEELERLLLENFGYDKKIPILRMREAASGELCQLADYVYEKIFYGYTTKQWGLKPEELDPSVTARVPVLVGRDDRYFQDVYQGMPLKGYTSMFRRMIDDHRIHVLLNTDYKSVIEDLKFDRMIYTGPIDYFFDYVHGELPYRSLRFEMKTFQAEYYQEVAQVNYPNENDYTRTTEFKHLTGQESHLTSVAFEYPQAHLNGLNEPYYPIPREENAELYNKYIDGAGRLNGTVYFVGRLADYKYYNMDQIVARALAVFEKEICGIKV, encoded by the coding sequence ATGTTCGATTACCTAATTGTGGGAGCAGGTTATAGCGGCTGCGTGCTTGCGGAGCGGCTGGCGAGCCAGCTTGGCAAGAATGTGCTCGTAGTTGAGCGTCGCGACCATATTGCCGGAAATGCCTACGATTATTATGATGAGCACGGGATACTTGTCCATAAATATGGGCCTCATATCTTTCACACTAACTCGAAAAAAGTCTGGGACTACCTGAGCAAATTTACAGAGTGGCGGCCGTACGAGCACAAAGTTCTTGCGGCTGTCGACGGATTGAAGGTACCCGTTCCATTCAATCTCAACTCCCTTTACATGCTCTTTCCACCCAAGCGTGCCGAAGAGCTCGAACGGCTTCTCCTGGAAAACTTCGGATATGACAAGAAGATCCCGATACTCCGGATGAGAGAAGCAGCTTCCGGGGAGCTGTGCCAGCTTGCAGATTATGTTTATGAAAAAATATTTTATGGATATACGACAAAGCAGTGGGGGCTGAAACCGGAAGAGCTCGATCCGTCCGTTACCGCGCGTGTTCCGGTTCTGGTCGGGAGAGACGACAGGTATTTCCAGGATGTCTACCAGGGAATGCCGCTCAAAGGGTACACGAGCATGTTCAGGAGAATGATCGACGATCACCGCATCCATGTCCTCCTGAACACGGACTATAAGTCGGTCATCGAGGATTTGAAATTCGACCGGATGATATACACAGGGCCGATAGATTACTTCTTTGATTACGTCCATGGCGAACTGCCATACAGAAGCTTGAGATTCGAGATGAAGACGTTTCAAGCGGAGTATTACCAGGAGGTTGCGCAGGTCAATTACCCTAACGAGAATGACTATACAAGAACGACAGAGTTTAAACACCTGACAGGGCAAGAGTCGCATCTAACCTCTGTAGCATTTGAGTATCCGCAGGCTCACCTGAACGGGCTTAACGAGCCTTATTACCCAATCCCACGCGAAGAAAATGCGGAGCTTTATAATAAGTATATTGATGGGGCGGGAAGGCTTAACGGGACTGTCTATTTTGTCGGAAGGCTGGCGGATTACAAGTATTACAACATGGACCAGATCGTGGCGCGTGCCCTTGCCGTCTTTGAAAAGGAGATTTGTGGAATCAAAGTCTGA